From the Falsibacillus albus genome, one window contains:
- a CDS encoding 2-dehydropantoate 2-reductase, which yields MKIGVIGGGSIGLLFSHYLSAKHSLTLLARRKDQAFQINEKGITLIHDGTSTTICNISATVMSDALSSQDIIIIAVKQYNLSTLLPILNSIPPEIPLIFLQNGLAHIEQIDRLNQKTIIVGTVEHGCQKITDATVKHNGFGKTLLAPYRGDIEHIRWLISDFKDTFPFLIHGDWKEVLFRKLIINAVINPLTSILKVENGGLIENPYYLHLMMSILEELLPLVPMLNEEKMKADILKICENTKENRSSMLKDIDAGRKTEIDAILGYAIELGKKRQHSMPICNVMYAMVKGKEADQGES from the coding sequence ATGAAAATTGGAGTGATCGGCGGGGGTTCGATCGGCTTATTATTCAGCCACTATCTTTCTGCCAAACATTCATTGACGCTTTTGGCACGAAGAAAAGATCAGGCATTTCAAATCAATGAAAAAGGCATCACGTTAATTCATGATGGTACATCCACAACGATATGCAATATTTCAGCCACAGTCATGTCGGATGCTCTCTCCTCGCAGGATATAATCATCATTGCCGTGAAACAATATAACCTATCTACTCTGCTGCCTATTCTCAATAGCATTCCTCCTGAAATCCCTTTGATTTTCCTGCAAAATGGGCTTGCCCACATAGAACAGATCGATCGATTAAACCAAAAAACAATCATAGTAGGGACAGTCGAACATGGCTGTCAGAAGATTACGGACGCAACCGTGAAGCATAATGGATTCGGCAAAACACTCCTAGCCCCATACAGGGGTGACATCGAGCATATCCGCTGGCTGATTTCTGATTTTAAAGATACGTTTCCTTTTTTGATCCATGGTGATTGGAAAGAGGTTCTCTTTCGCAAATTGATCATAAATGCTGTCATCAATCCTTTGACATCGATTTTAAAAGTAGAAAATGGAGGATTGATAGAAAATCCATACTACTTACATTTAATGATGAGTATTTTGGAAGAATTGCTTCCATTAGTGCCGATGTTGAATGAGGAAAAAATGAAAGCGGATATTTTGAAAATTTGTGAAAATACCAAGGAAAATCGCTCATCCATGCTGAAAGATATAGATGCAGGAAGAAAAACGGAGATTGATGCAATTTTAGGCTATGCCATTGAATTGGGGAAAAAAAGACAGCATTCCATGCCAATATGCAATGTGATGTATGCAATGGTGAAAGGAAAGGAAGCGGATCAGGGGGAAAGCTAA
- a CDS encoding YceD family protein has protein sequence MKWSTIQLQKFRDKGLHIDENVHMAEQLQKMDPQIRDASPIHIKGRADISSEKVTFHLSIDGTIVLPCSRTLVDVDYPIDIQTTETFLLKPSDYERQGDEELHPIEGEMIDLNPIIQEIILLEVPMQVFSEEARDDQNLPSGNDWEVLTEEQAFQEEVEDEKKVDPRLAGLSDFFKENKDS, from the coding sequence ATGAAATGGTCAACGATTCAATTGCAAAAATTCAGAGACAAGGGTCTTCATATTGACGAAAATGTTCATATGGCTGAACAATTACAGAAGATGGATCCGCAGATTCGAGATGCAAGTCCAATCCATATAAAGGGAAGGGCGGACATCAGTTCCGAAAAAGTGACGTTCCATTTGAGTATTGACGGTACAATTGTGCTGCCATGTTCAAGAACCCTTGTGGATGTAGATTATCCGATCGATATCCAAACGACTGAAACATTTCTGCTGAAGCCTTCGGACTATGAAAGGCAAGGCGACGAAGAATTGCATCCAATTGAAGGGGAAATGATTGACTTAAACCCTATCATCCAAGAGATTATCTTGCTTGAAGTACCGATGCAAGTATTCAGTGAAGAGGCAAGAGATGATCAAAACCTTCCGTCCGGAAACGATTGGGAAGTGCTGACAGAAGAACAGGCTTTCCAAGAAGAAGTCGAGGATGAGAAGAAAGTAGATCCGCGTCTTGCTGGCTTATCTGATTTTTTTAAGGAAAACAAAGATTCTTAA
- a CDS encoding acyl-CoA carboxylase subunit beta, with amino-acid sequence MTVSKTLEQSLKEKRDQIAAGGHPKYHEKLKEQNKMFVRDRLQLLFDNGQYQEDGIFANYKAGDLPADGVVTATGKVNGQTVCVMANDSTVKAGSWGARTVEKIIRIQETAEKLKVPMLYLVDSAGARITDQLEMFPNRRGAGRIFYNQVKMSGMVPQICLLFGPSAAGGAYIPAFCDIVIMVDKNASMYLGSPRMAEKVIGEKVTLEEMGGARMHCSVSGCGDVLAQNEEEAIHRARTYLSYFPQNFSGKPKVCESIAPKAGKPLEEIIPENQNAPFNMYDAIDSLIDEGSFFEIKKLFAAEIITGLARIDGKAVGIIANQPKVKGGVLFVDSADKAAKFIALCDAFHIPLLFLADVPGFMIGTKVERAGIIRHGAKLIAAMSSATVPKISVIVRKAYGAGLYAMAGPAFEPDCCIALPTAQIAVMGPEAAVNAVYSNKIQAIEDPKEKIAYVQEKHKEYKEHIDIYKLGSELIVDEITAANDLRETLIARFELYETKELHFNTRKHPVYPV; translated from the coding sequence ATGACGGTTTCAAAGACATTAGAACAGTCTCTTAAGGAAAAGCGGGATCAGATTGCTGCCGGCGGTCACCCAAAATACCATGAAAAACTCAAAGAACAAAACAAAATGTTTGTACGGGATCGCCTGCAACTATTGTTTGACAATGGACAATATCAGGAAGATGGGATATTTGCCAATTACAAAGCAGGAGATCTGCCAGCGGACGGAGTGGTTACAGCAACTGGAAAAGTCAATGGACAAACGGTTTGCGTCATGGCCAATGATTCAACTGTAAAGGCAGGTTCTTGGGGAGCAAGGACGGTTGAGAAAATCATCCGCATTCAGGAGACAGCTGAAAAACTGAAAGTTCCCATGTTATATTTAGTTGATTCAGCAGGAGCAAGAATCACCGATCAATTGGAGATGTTTCCAAACCGAAGAGGAGCAGGGAGAATATTTTATAATCAAGTGAAAATGTCCGGAATGGTCCCGCAAATCTGTTTATTGTTCGGACCTTCAGCAGCTGGCGGCGCCTATATTCCAGCTTTTTGCGACATTGTCATCATGGTCGATAAAAATGCATCCATGTATTTAGGTTCTCCAAGGATGGCAGAGAAGGTCATTGGTGAAAAAGTGACACTGGAAGAAATGGGTGGAGCCCGCATGCATTGCTCGGTCAGCGGATGCGGGGATGTACTTGCACAGAATGAAGAAGAGGCCATTCATCGGGCAAGGACATATCTTAGTTATTTTCCTCAAAACTTCAGTGGCAAGCCAAAAGTATGCGAAAGTATTGCTCCAAAAGCCGGTAAGCCGCTTGAAGAAATCATTCCTGAAAATCAAAACGCTCCATTCAATATGTATGATGCGATTGATTCATTGATTGATGAAGGCAGCTTTTTTGAAATCAAAAAATTGTTTGCAGCGGAAATCATTACTGGTTTGGCAAGGATAGATGGAAAGGCTGTAGGGATCATCGCCAATCAGCCTAAAGTGAAAGGCGGAGTGCTCTTTGTGGATTCTGCCGACAAAGCAGCCAAATTCATTGCGCTTTGCGATGCTTTCCACATACCGCTGCTTTTCCTTGCGGATGTTCCTGGGTTCATGATTGGAACTAAGGTCGAAAGAGCGGGAATCATCAGACACGGAGCAAAATTGATAGCTGCCATGAGCTCTGCTACAGTGCCAAAAATCTCCGTGATCGTCAGGAAGGCTTATGGCGCCGGTTTATACGCAATGGCCGGCCCGGCATTTGAACCTGATTGCTGCATTGCACTTCCAACAGCCCAAATTGCTGTAATGGGGCCGGAAGCGGCAGTCAATGCTGTTTATTCCAATAAAATACAAGCGATTGAAGATCCTAAGGAAAAAATTGCTTATGTTCAAGAAAAGCATAAAGAATATAAAGAGCATATCGATATTTATAAATTGGGATCAGAATTGATCGTAGATGAAATCACGGCAGCCAATGATTTAAGGGAGACCTTGATTGCCAGATTCGAACTATATGAAACGAAGGAACTTCATTTCAATACAAGAAAACATCCCGTGTACCCAGTTTAA
- a CDS encoding nucleotidyltransferase — MGVIVEYNPFHNGHLHHLEISKMKTNADAAIAVMSGNFLQRGEPALVSKWSRAKMALRSGVDIVIELPYAFATQKAETFAFGSICLLDAMHCQSYCFGSESGDIGAFTHTIEKLERSEDRMNSLIKENIKEGMSYPSSVSKAIASLGLTGEGHVDLTTPNNILGYHYMKAAREIGTAMKAFTIQRKNADYHDEDFSSATIASATSIRKALFSEGFQQDVIRQYVPESTIEELISYHKEFTIFHQWERYWPLLQYRLISASLDELANIYEIEEGIEHRLKEAAQLASSFQEFMTKVKTKRYTWTRIQRMVLHVLTNTTKEQMISHCHKPSYIRLLGMNEKGRKYLGMVKKELSLPMISKLSSAKQEDIHLDIRASNVYAQGLPEPYKAKLMKMEYSQPPIQL, encoded by the coding sequence ATGGGGGTAATTGTTGAATACAATCCATTTCATAATGGGCATCTGCATCATTTAGAGATATCCAAAATGAAGACAAATGCAGATGCAGCAATTGCTGTGATGAGCGGAAACTTCCTGCAAAGGGGAGAGCCTGCGCTTGTATCAAAGTGGTCGAGAGCCAAGATGGCTTTAAGATCTGGGGTTGATATTGTCATAGAGCTTCCCTATGCATTTGCAACTCAAAAAGCCGAAACCTTTGCTTTCGGTTCAATCTGCCTTTTAGACGCCATGCATTGTCAATCATACTGTTTTGGAAGTGAATCCGGCGATATCGGTGCCTTTACCCATACAATCGAAAAGCTGGAAAGATCGGAAGACCGAATGAATAGTCTAATTAAAGAAAATATAAAGGAAGGCATGAGCTATCCCTCATCTGTATCAAAGGCAATCGCTTCTCTTGGATTGACCGGCGAAGGCCACGTTGACCTGACCACCCCCAATAACATCCTGGGATATCACTATATGAAAGCAGCTCGGGAGATTGGCACAGCGATGAAGGCATTTACCATTCAAAGAAAAAATGCAGACTATCACGATGAGGATTTTTCTTCCGCTACCATAGCAAGTGCCACCAGCATCCGGAAAGCCCTATTTTCTGAGGGCTTTCAACAGGATGTGATCAGACAATATGTTCCAGAATCGACTATAGAGGAACTGATTTCCTACCACAAAGAATTCACTATCTTTCACCAATGGGAAAGATATTGGCCACTTCTCCAGTATCGATTGATATCTGCATCCCTCGATGAACTGGCCAATATATACGAAATCGAAGAAGGAATTGAACACCGATTGAAGGAAGCAGCACAACTAGCATCCTCCTTTCAAGAGTTCATGACCAAGGTGAAGACGAAGAGATATACCTGGACCAGGATTCAACGGATGGTGCTTCATGTCCTTACGAATACGACAAAGGAACAAATGATTTCCCATTGTCACAAGCCTTCCTATATCCGACTTCTGGGGATGAATGAAAAAGGCAGGAAATATCTTGGCATGGTAAAAAAAGAGCTTTCTCTGCCAATGATTTCAAAACTGTCTTCTGCAAAACAAGAAGATATACATCTAGATATAAGAGCATCAAATGTGTACGCTCAAGGACTGCCGGAGCCATATAAAGCGAAATTGATGAAAATGGAGTACTCACAGCCTCCCATTCAACTCTAA
- a CDS encoding RsfA family transcriptional regulator, with product MTSTRQDAWSQDEDLLLAEVILKHIREGSTQLHAFEEVGKRLSRTPAACGFRWNSYVRKQYRSGIELAKKYRKESKRKKSSTTESPSPQSAKDIVIQEKTELNLKDFFTYVEQLEADREDVHKFKQENDELICEISNLKAQLNELDLNYKSQLEKYHELEEDYRSLLGIMEKARKMMVLEESEKQKSVKFKMDKNGNLQRVNK from the coding sequence ATGACTTCAACTCGCCAGGATGCTTGGTCCCAGGATGAGGATTTGCTGTTGGCTGAAGTGATCCTAAAGCATATCCGGGAAGGGAGTACACAGCTTCATGCCTTTGAGGAAGTTGGGAAAAGATTGTCCAGGACGCCTGCTGCCTGTGGATTTCGTTGGAATTCATATGTAAGGAAACAATACCGGTCCGGAATCGAACTAGCAAAGAAGTATCGAAAAGAATCGAAGCGAAAGAAAAGCAGTACGACGGAAAGTCCATCACCACAATCCGCAAAGGATATCGTTATCCAAGAGAAAACGGAACTTAACCTTAAAGACTTTTTTACTTATGTTGAACAGCTGGAAGCAGACAGGGAGGATGTTCATAAATTCAAGCAGGAAAATGACGAATTGATTTGTGAAATTTCCAACCTAAAAGCACAATTGAATGAACTGGACCTTAACTATAAAAGTCAATTGGAGAAATATCATGAACTGGAAGAGGACTATCGTTCACTTTTAGGGATCATGGAAAAGGCGAGGAAAATGATGGTGCTGGAAGAAAGTGAAAAACAAAAATCGGTCAAGTTTAAAATGGATAAGAACGGAAATCTTCAACGGGTCAATAAATGA
- a CDS encoding acetyl-CoA carboxylase biotin carboxyl carrier protein subunit, with translation MKEITASMAGTVLNVLANSGDEVSEGQAVIMLESMKMEIPVEAESAGKISEVKVNIGDFVNEGDVLITFE, from the coding sequence ATGAAAGAAATTACAGCCTCAATGGCAGGTACAGTATTAAATGTGTTGGCAAACAGTGGTGACGAAGTATCGGAAGGACAAGCAGTCATCATGCTCGAATCAATGAAAATGGAAATCCCGGTTGAAGCTGAAAGCGCTGGAAAAATTTCTGAAGTGAAAGTCAATATCGGTGATTTTGTCAACGAAGGGGACGTATTGATTACATTCGAATAA
- a CDS encoding DUF3397 domain-containing protein, producing the protein MGTFLSDVAAAFVTIPFLGYLIVFIVVKQITKNHKQAVRSAIDMTTLLLFISVHFMISAIWEHSYLWLLIIFALSLGVVFVFIYWKMKGEVVISKVLRGYWRLNFIVFFLAYVLLLIYGITFRVVEAVSLQS; encoded by the coding sequence ATGGGAACATTTTTATCAGATGTGGCGGCTGCTTTTGTCACAATCCCTTTTTTGGGATATTTGATCGTCTTTATCGTCGTTAAACAAATAACGAAAAATCATAAGCAGGCTGTTCGCTCAGCCATTGATATGACAACTTTGCTCTTATTTATTTCTGTTCATTTTATGATTTCTGCCATATGGGAGCATTCCTATCTCTGGCTGTTGATTATTTTTGCCTTATCCTTGGGGGTCGTTTTCGTTTTCATTTACTGGAAGATGAAAGGGGAGGTAGTCATTTCAAAAGTACTAAGAGGCTATTGGCGCCTTAACTTCATCGTCTTTTTTTTGGCCTATGTTCTCTTGCTCATCTATGGAATCACTTTTAGGGTGGTTGAAGCGGTTTCATTGCAATCATGA
- a CDS encoding acetyl-CoA carboxylase biotin carboxylase subunit, whose translation MRKILIANRGEIASRIIKTCRQMGIKTAAVYSDADASMPFVKQADESFRIGEAPVNKSYLNMDAIVEIAKKVKADAIHPGYGLLSENAMFAKKIIDNNLQFIGPNPEVIEKMGDKITSRMVMKEAGVPVVPGTSGVKEIDEAKISAKDIGYPVMLKASGGGGGIGMVRCDDEQALIQHFSSTKNRAKAYFGSEEVFLEKCIENGRHIEVQIFGDLHGNTVHLFERNCSVQRRNQKVIEEARSPQLSAQTRERMYKAALDAANAVGYVNAGTVEFIVDENENFYFLEMNTRLQVEHPITEAITGLDLVKWQILIAGGEKLPLMQEEIVANGHALEFRVYAEDPKTFYPSPGKITTLKWGEDHLVRIDAGYEEGTQVTPFYDPMIAKCIVSGENRNECIERAIEFFKETRLEGIKNNIPLFNDILRHPDFQTGDYNTNFISQLLSIKK comes from the coding sequence GTGCGCAAAATACTAATTGCGAATAGAGGAGAGATTGCTTCTAGAATCATTAAGACTTGCAGACAAATGGGAATTAAGACAGCAGCGGTGTACTCTGATGCCGATGCAAGTATGCCTTTTGTTAAACAAGCTGATGAGTCCTTCAGAATCGGTGAGGCTCCAGTAAATAAATCCTACTTGAATATGGACGCCATCGTCGAGATTGCCAAAAAGGTGAAGGCGGATGCCATTCACCCTGGATATGGACTTTTATCTGAAAATGCTATGTTTGCAAAAAAAATCATCGATAATAACCTGCAGTTCATCGGTCCAAATCCTGAGGTCATCGAAAAGATGGGCGACAAAATTACTTCAAGGATGGTCATGAAGGAAGCTGGTGTCCCGGTTGTTCCAGGAACCTCTGGAGTAAAAGAAATTGATGAAGCAAAAATTTCCGCAAAAGATATCGGCTATCCGGTCATGTTGAAGGCGAGCGGTGGAGGCGGAGGAATCGGTATGGTTCGCTGTGACGATGAGCAAGCGCTCATTCAGCATTTTTCCTCCACAAAAAATCGTGCCAAGGCTTATTTTGGCAGCGAAGAAGTTTTTCTTGAAAAATGCATCGAGAACGGCAGGCATATTGAAGTTCAGATTTTCGGCGATCTTCACGGAAATACCGTCCATCTATTTGAACGGAATTGCTCGGTTCAGCGAAGAAATCAAAAGGTGATCGAGGAAGCTCGGTCTCCACAATTATCGGCACAGACAAGAGAACGAATGTATAAAGCTGCACTCGATGCTGCAAATGCAGTTGGGTATGTCAATGCAGGGACGGTCGAATTCATAGTGGATGAAAATGAAAACTTTTACTTCCTGGAAATGAACACCCGCCTGCAAGTAGAACATCCTATCACTGAAGCGATCACGGGCCTTGATTTAGTGAAATGGCAAATTTTAATTGCCGGCGGGGAAAAGTTGCCTTTAATGCAGGAAGAAATCGTGGCTAATGGCCATGCACTGGAATTCCGAGTGTATGCAGAGGATCCGAAAACATTCTACCCATCACCCGGGAAAATCACTACATTAAAATGGGGGGAAGACCATTTGGTCAGAATCGATGCTGGCTATGAAGAGGGAACACAGGTGACCCCATTCTATGATCCGATGATCGCAAAATGCATAGTTAGTGGAGAGAACCGCAATGAGTGCATCGAAAGAGCGATTGAGTTTTTTAAAGAAACAAGGCTTGAAGGAATTAAGAATAACATACCGTTATTTAATGATATCCTGCGTCATCCTGATTTCCAGACGGGGGATTATAATACGAATTTCATCAGCCAATTACTATCCATCAAGAAATAA
- a CDS encoding enoyl-CoA hydratase/isomerase family protein, producing the protein MSSYEIDIKHGGIVQFMITRRAKRNAINYEVMEGLSMAMDTVLKDDAGKALVITGEGEQAFCSGGDLAEFQHLKSEQEAYGMLSKMGAILFRLTTLQKPTIAMLNGTAIGGGCELAAACDFRIAKKGIKAGFVQGNLGITTGWGGASILFEKILPSDALKILTEARTYPAESLKRIGFIQEVAEKLDLEVLLDFITDKQPDVLSAYKQALVSKWHSSDLKGRMNEEIKRCAKLWASEEHHKAVDRFLNK; encoded by the coding sequence ATGAGTTCCTACGAAATTGATATAAAACATGGTGGAATCGTTCAATTTATGATTACAAGAAGGGCAAAGAGAAATGCGATCAATTATGAAGTAATGGAGGGGCTTTCCATGGCTATGGATACAGTGCTAAAAGACGATGCCGGAAAAGCCTTGGTTATTACCGGGGAGGGGGAACAAGCTTTCTGTTCGGGCGGCGATTTGGCTGAGTTTCAACACCTGAAATCAGAGCAGGAAGCCTATGGGATGCTTTCAAAGATGGGAGCGATATTATTTCGGTTAACTACCCTTCAAAAACCTACGATTGCCATGTTGAATGGAACGGCGATCGGGGGAGGCTGCGAATTGGCCGCAGCATGCGATTTCCGCATAGCCAAAAAAGGAATCAAGGCTGGTTTTGTTCAAGGAAACTTGGGAATTACGACCGGCTGGGGAGGGGCGTCAATATTGTTTGAAAAAATACTTCCCTCAGATGCACTCAAGATTTTGACAGAGGCCAGGACCTATCCTGCGGAGAGCTTGAAGAGAATTGGCTTTATCCAAGAAGTTGCCGAAAAACTAGATTTGGAAGTTTTACTCGACTTTATAACAGATAAGCAGCCAGATGTACTTTCTGCTTACAAGCAGGCATTGGTCAGCAAATGGCATTCTTCAGACTTGAAGGGAAGGATGAACGAGGAAATCAAAAGGTGCGCCAAACTGTGGGCTTCCGAGGAACACCATAAAGCTGTAGATAGATTTTTGAACAAATAA
- the rpmF gene encoding 50S ribosomal protein L32: MAVPFRRTSKTAKRQRRTHFKLQVPGMVECPNCGEMKLAHRVCKECGTYKGKEVVSK; encoded by the coding sequence ATGGCTGTACCTTTTAGAAGAACTTCTAAAACTGCAAAAAGACAACGCCGTACACACTTTAAATTACAAGTACCTGGTATGGTAGAATGCCCAAACTGCGGTGAAATGAAACTTGCTCACCGTGTTTGTAAAGAGTGCGGAACTTACAAAGGAAAAGAAGTTGTAAGCAAATAA
- a CDS encoding N-acetyltransferase — protein sequence MAVKVERLNVNYKTLEEFKKFKEYGIQELSMLEDLQANIIENDSVSPFYGIYFGDKLVARMSLYQRDSRYDLYFNPPQNYLELWKLEILPNYQLKGYGKALVDFAKGFGLPIKTNSRIKSQGFWEKQGFQAVTYDVERDLGENPLVWYPEGVSEQKPSE from the coding sequence TTGGCAGTAAAAGTGGAACGCTTGAATGTAAATTATAAAACTCTTGAAGAATTTAAGAAATTCAAAGAATATGGCATACAGGAATTGTCGATGCTTGAAGATCTGCAGGCAAACATCATTGAAAACGACAGTGTTTCGCCTTTCTACGGAATTTACTTCGGGGATAAATTGGTGGCCAGGATGAGTTTATATCAACGGGACAGCAGGTATGATCTTTATTTCAACCCGCCTCAAAATTATCTCGAACTTTGGAAGCTGGAAATTTTGCCAAATTATCAACTGAAAGGCTACGGCAAGGCCCTTGTCGATTTCGCAAAAGGGTTCGGCCTGCCAATCAAAACAAACTCAAGGATCAAATCACAAGGATTCTGGGAAAAACAAGGCTTCCAAGCAGTAACCTATGATGTTGAAAGGGACCTTGGCGAAAATCCACTTGTATGGTATCCAGAAGGGGTATCTGAACAAAAGCCTAGCGAATGA